The Oharaeibacter diazotrophicus genome includes a window with the following:
- a CDS encoding DUF1513 domain-containing protein, giving the protein MTVATRRRFLAAAAGLGLTLVGARRLHAETATGCLYANCVMTREGSYAVAVFDDAGAIRALHPLPGRGHDVAFEPGRGLCVAFARRPGTFAVAFDLVGARAPEVIAAAPGRHFFGHGVFTPDGALLYATENDFAAGRGVVGVYDVRDGWRRIGEMPTGGIGPHELVWTEPGRTLAVANGGVDTTPEAGGRTALNIADMEASLTLVDVGAGRVVSTHRLGADLAQLSPRHLAVDGRGAVWFGSQHFGDPTELPPLAGRLVPGREPELFALPEEDAPRAKNYVGSVAVTADGGTAVFSAPKGSLVFAFDTAAGAFLGTAAVSDGCGLAPAPGHDAAVFVSAGTGRIGCWHPGGADYAPIAGEALAFDNHLVRLV; this is encoded by the coding sequence ATGACCGTCGCCACCCGCCGCCGTTTCCTCGCCGCCGCGGCCGGCCTCGGCCTGACGCTTGTCGGCGCCCGCCGCCTGCACGCCGAGACCGCGACCGGCTGCCTCTACGCCAACTGCGTCATGACCCGCGAAGGCAGCTACGCCGTCGCCGTGTTCGACGACGCCGGCGCGATCCGGGCGCTGCACCCGCTGCCCGGGCGCGGCCACGACGTCGCCTTCGAGCCCGGCCGCGGCCTCTGCGTCGCCTTCGCCCGCCGGCCCGGCACCTTCGCCGTCGCCTTCGACCTCGTGGGGGCGCGCGCCCCCGAGGTGATCGCCGCGGCGCCCGGCCGGCACTTCTTCGGCCACGGCGTGTTCACGCCCGATGGCGCGCTGCTCTACGCCACCGAGAACGACTTCGCCGCCGGCCGCGGCGTCGTCGGCGTCTACGACGTCCGCGACGGCTGGCGCCGGATCGGCGAGATGCCGACGGGCGGCATCGGCCCGCACGAACTGGTCTGGACCGAGCCCGGCCGCACGCTCGCCGTCGCCAACGGCGGCGTCGACACCACGCCCGAGGCCGGCGGGCGCACCGCCCTCAACATCGCCGACATGGAGGCCAGCCTGACGCTGGTGGACGTCGGCGCCGGCCGGGTCGTCTCGACCCACCGCCTCGGCGCCGACCTCGCCCAGCTGTCGCCGCGCCACCTTGCCGTCGACGGCCGCGGCGCCGTCTGGTTCGGCTCGCAGCACTTCGGCGATCCGACCGAACTGCCGCCGCTCGCCGGCCGGCTGGTGCCGGGGCGCGAGCCGGAACTGTTCGCGCTGCCGGAGGAGGACGCGCCGCGGGCGAAGAACTACGTCGGCTCGGTCGCGGTCACCGCCGACGGTGGCACCGCGGTGTTCTCGGCGCCGAAGGGGTCGCTGGTGTTCGCCTTCGACACCGCCGCCGGCGCCTTCCTCGGCACCGCCGCGGTCTCCGACGGCTGCGGCCTCGCCCCGGCGCCCGGGCACGACGCAGCCGTCTTCGTCTCCGCCGGCACCGGCCGCATCGGCTGCTGGCACCCCGGCGGCGCGGACTACGCCCCGATCGCCGGCGAGGCGCTCGCCTTCGACAACCACCTCGTCCGGCTGGTCTGA
- a CDS encoding imelysin family protein, giving the protein MPIPSLPPITRGSAALALAALLALAVPAAAQEGAPPPVVDLGEDGYAALVATAVDTHLRPAYEQFAATADLLATDVDGLCKARDAAALATARRAFEAAARGYFALLPVRIGPILEANRQERLAFWPDPRGLGLKQVQQILAKKDATATDPATLATKSVGVQGLTALEFLIYGADGDALASPGGDGDFRCAYAGAAAANVDRIAHEMFEAWGEGGAATTLMTVPGPKNPLFQTHKEAAGKLVGTVAVGLEILADSMVDAPFGPDPERAKPKIAPFWRSGQSLPSVVAALEATEHLVTVSGVTEKLDKSQAWLGNAILFELRKAAENARTVTLPIDRAVADKASRDAMRYVAVAVSDLKRGIGRDLAAAIGLEQGFNANDGD; this is encoded by the coding sequence ATGCCGATCCCGTCCCTCCCGCCGATCACCCGCGGTTCGGCGGCCCTCGCGCTCGCCGCGCTGCTGGCGCTGGCGGTGCCGGCCGCCGCCCAGGAGGGCGCGCCGCCGCCGGTGGTCGATCTCGGCGAGGACGGCTACGCCGCCCTGGTGGCGACCGCGGTCGACACGCACCTCCGCCCGGCCTACGAGCAGTTCGCCGCCACCGCCGACCTGCTCGCGACCGACGTCGACGGCCTCTGCAAGGCCCGCGACGCCGCCGCGCTCGCCACCGCCCGCCGCGCCTTCGAGGCGGCCGCGCGCGGCTACTTCGCGCTGCTGCCGGTCCGGATCGGGCCGATCCTCGAGGCCAATCGCCAGGAGCGCCTCGCCTTCTGGCCGGACCCGCGCGGCCTCGGCCTCAAGCAGGTCCAGCAGATCCTCGCCAAGAAGGACGCCACCGCCACCGATCCCGCGACGCTGGCGACCAAGTCCGTCGGCGTCCAGGGCCTGACCGCGCTCGAGTTCCTGATCTACGGCGCCGACGGCGACGCCCTCGCCAGCCCCGGCGGCGACGGCGACTTCCGCTGCGCCTACGCCGGTGCAGCCGCCGCCAACGTCGACCGCATCGCCCACGAAATGTTCGAGGCCTGGGGGGAGGGCGGCGCGGCGACCACGCTGATGACCGTTCCCGGCCCGAAGAACCCGCTGTTCCAAACCCACAAGGAGGCCGCCGGCAAGCTGGTCGGCACCGTCGCGGTCGGCCTCGAGATCCTCGCCGACTCCATGGTCGACGCCCCGTTCGGTCCCGATCCCGAGCGTGCCAAGCCGAAGATCGCTCCGTTCTGGCGCTCCGGCCAGAGCCTGCCGTCGGTGGTGGCGGCGCTCGAGGCGACCGAGCACCTCGTCACCGTCAGCGGCGTCACCGAGAAGCTGGACAAGAGCCAAGCCTGGCTCGGCAACGCCATCCTGTTCGAGCTGCGCAAAGCCGCCGAGAACGCCCGCACGGTCACCCTGCCGATCGACCGCGCCGTCGCCGACAAGGCCTCGCGCGACGCCATGCGCTACGTCGCCGTCGCGGTGAGCGATCTGAAGCGCGGCATCGGCCGCGACCTCGCCGCGGCGATCGGGCTCGAACAGGGCTTCAACGCCAACGACGGAGACTGA
- a CDS encoding di-heme oxidoredictase family protein encodes MIGTPFRRAAAGAALAAGLIAAAGPPAAVLVGPRPDLDVEARARVVRIVAPPADFSAPEPFEAMAGGAATRRIVPGPQSFAQPAVGLSRAEEDAFLVGRAVFRKLWVAAPTSTHASDGLGPLFDARSCATCHVRDGRGRSPTPQGGDGFVMRLAAVGADGVPRPDPVYGTQLQGAAVTGLAPEGRVAVGWTPRPVTLADGTVVTLRAPTYAAADLAFGALDPATRLSPRVAPPLIGLGLLAAVDDGDILAAADPGDADGDGISGRPAWIADPASGIADPAGGPARLGRFGWKAAQPTLESQTAAAFSADMGLSTSLHPSPFGDCTTAETACLALPTGVTPEDAPTEVPASMLAATVDYVATLAVPVRRDVGAPAVLAGKRIFHAIGCAACHRPAYVTRRDAVPAAFALQPIRPYTDLLLHDMGDGLADGVPEGGAAGREWRTAPLWGIGLTGTVGPAGVGYLHDGRARDLVEAVLWHGGEAEPARAAFASLPATERDALVAFLKSL; translated from the coding sequence GTGATCGGTACGCCGTTCCGCCGCGCCGCGGCCGGAGCGGCGCTCGCCGCCGGCCTGATCGCCGCCGCCGGTCCTCCGGCGGCGGTGCTCGTCGGGCCACGCCCCGACCTCGACGTCGAGGCACGCGCGCGGGTCGTCCGCATCGTCGCCCCGCCTGCCGACTTCTCCGCCCCCGAGCCCTTCGAGGCGATGGCCGGCGGCGCCGCCACACGGCGGATCGTTCCGGGGCCGCAGAGCTTCGCCCAGCCGGCCGTCGGCCTGTCGCGCGCCGAGGAGGACGCCTTCCTCGTCGGCCGCGCCGTGTTCCGCAAGCTCTGGGTCGCCGCGCCGACCTCGACCCACGCCTCCGACGGCCTCGGCCCGCTGTTCGACGCCCGCTCCTGCGCGACCTGCCACGTCCGCGACGGCCGCGGCCGCTCGCCGACGCCGCAGGGCGGCGACGGCTTCGTGATGCGCCTCGCCGCCGTCGGCGCCGACGGCGTGCCGCGACCGGACCCGGTCTACGGCACGCAGCTCCAGGGCGCCGCGGTCACCGGCCTTGCCCCCGAGGGCCGTGTCGCCGTCGGCTGGACGCCGCGGCCCGTGACGCTCGCCGACGGCACCGTCGTGACGCTGCGCGCACCGACCTACGCCGCCGCCGACCTCGCCTTCGGCGCACTCGACCCCGCCACTCGGCTGTCGCCGCGCGTCGCCCCGCCGCTGATCGGCCTCGGCCTGCTCGCCGCCGTCGACGACGGCGACATCCTCGCCGCCGCCGATCCGGGCGACGCCGACGGCGACGGCATCTCCGGCCGCCCTGCCTGGATCGCTGATCCCGCCAGCGGAATCGCCGATCCCGCGGGCGGTCCGGCCCGGCTCGGCCGCTTCGGCTGGAAGGCGGCGCAGCCGACCCTCGAGAGCCAGACCGCCGCCGCCTTCTCGGCCGACATGGGCCTGTCGACATCGCTGCATCCCTCGCCCTTCGGCGACTGCACCACCGCCGAGACCGCCTGCCTCGCCCTGCCCACCGGCGTCACCCCGGAGGACGCGCCGACCGAGGTGCCGGCGTCGATGCTCGCGGCCACCGTCGACTACGTCGCGACCTTGGCCGTGCCGGTCCGCCGCGACGTCGGTGCCCCCGCCGTGCTCGCCGGCAAGCGCATCTTCCACGCGATCGGCTGCGCCGCCTGCCACCGTCCGGCCTACGTCACCCGTCGCGACGCCGTGCCCGCCGCCTTCGCGCTGCAGCCGATCCGGCCCTACACCGACCTCCTCCTCCACGACATGGGCGACGGTCTCGCCGACGGCGTGCCGGAGGGCGGCGCCGCGGGTCGTGAATGGCGCACGGCGCCGCTCTGGGGTATCGGGCTGACCGGGACGGTCGGCCCTGCCGGCGTCGGCTATCTCCACGACGGCCGCGCCCGCGATCTCGTCGAGGCCGTGCTCTGGCACGGCGGCGAGGCCGAGCCGGCCCGCGCCGCCTTCGCGTCCCTGCCGGCGACCGAGCGCGATGCGCTGGTCGCCTTCCTGAAGTCGCTCTGA
- a CDS encoding imelysin family protein yields the protein MRRFTLAAALAVAFAPNAFAAAPAPADVVKTYVAIAAATYGDAFATAGKLEAAVDALIANPTPETLAAARDAWKAARVPYQRSEVFRFGNPIVDDWEGRVNAWPLDEGLIDYVDGAYGTESDANAFYTLNVIAHPKIRIGAKEVDATVITPELLRESLQEAGDIETNVATGYHAVEFLLWGQDLNGTGPGAGNRPATDFDPKACTGGNCDRRAAYLKAATDLLVADLKEMADNWAPEGAAAKRLLDADPNEGLAAALTGMGSLSYGELAGERMKLGLMLHDPEEEQDCFSDNTFNSHYNDVVGIRGVYVGRYERVDGSVVEGPSLSQLVAAADPAVDAELTAKLDATLAAFTALKKRGDTVEAYDQMIGEGNTEGNAVVQAAVDALLAQVPSIERAVGALKLGSIAFEGSDSLDNPEAVLK from the coding sequence ATGCGTCGCTTCACCCTCGCAGCCGCCCTGGCGGTCGCCTTCGCCCCGAACGCCTTCGCGGCGGCGCCCGCGCCGGCGGACGTGGTGAAGACCTACGTCGCCATCGCCGCCGCCACCTACGGGGACGCCTTCGCGACCGCCGGGAAGCTGGAAGCCGCCGTCGACGCCCTGATCGCGAACCCGACGCCGGAGACGCTCGCCGCCGCCCGCGACGCCTGGAAGGCCGCCCGCGTGCCCTACCAGCGCAGCGAGGTGTTTCGCTTCGGCAACCCGATCGTCGACGACTGGGAGGGACGGGTGAACGCCTGGCCGCTCGACGAGGGCCTGATCGACTACGTCGACGGCGCCTACGGCACCGAGTCGGACGCCAACGCCTTCTATACGCTGAACGTGATCGCCCATCCCAAGATCCGGATCGGCGCCAAGGAGGTCGATGCCACGGTCATCACGCCGGAGCTCCTGCGCGAGTCCCTCCAGGAGGCCGGCGACATCGAGACCAACGTCGCCACCGGCTACCACGCCGTCGAGTTCCTGCTCTGGGGCCAGGACCTCAACGGCACCGGTCCCGGCGCCGGCAACCGTCCGGCCACCGACTTCGACCCCAAGGCCTGCACCGGCGGCAACTGCGACCGCCGCGCCGCCTATCTGAAGGCGGCGACCGACCTGCTCGTCGCCGACCTGAAGGAGATGGCCGACAACTGGGCGCCCGAGGGCGCCGCGGCCAAGCGCCTGCTGGATGCCGATCCGAACGAGGGCCTCGCCGCCGCGCTGACCGGCATGGGCTCGCTCTCCTACGGCGAACTCGCCGGCGAGCGCATGAAGCTCGGCCTGATGCTGCACGACCCCGAGGAGGAGCAGGACTGCTTCTCCGACAACACCTTCAACTCGCACTACAACGACGTCGTCGGCATCCGCGGCGTCTACGTCGGCCGCTACGAGCGCGTCGACGGTTCGGTGGTCGAGGGCCCGTCGCTGTCGCAGCTGGTCGCCGCCGCCGATCCGGCCGTCGACGCCGAGCTGACCGCCAAGCTCGATGCCACCCTGGCCGCCTTCACCGCCCTCAAGAAGCGCGGCGACACCGTCGAGGCCTACGACCAGATGATCGGCGAGGGCAACACCGAGGGCAATGCCGTGGTCCAGGCGGCGGTCGACGCCCTGCTCGCCCAGGTCCCGTCGATCGAGCGCGCCGTCGGCGCGCTGAAGCTCGGCTCGATCGCCTTCGAGGGCTCGGACAGCCTCGACAACCCCGAGGCCGTGCTGAAGTGA
- a CDS encoding polysaccharide deacetylase family protein: protein MPRIPVGFAMTSTLKTRLFRAGFSTLAALRADVWLPAVTDWRGVVLTMHRVRPAPAEGFAPNAHLEITPEFLELAVGRLRRRGIALVGLDEAKARLAAGDRERFAVLTFDDGYADNHDVAWPILNRLGVPFTVFVASGMVDGTASAWWLTLEEVLRRADTVDFAGTRRRLASDADRHRAFRAIARPLRALGEAKRDAAVRTLAAAAGVDIPALLAREMMDWDAVRRLAADPLVTIGGHTVDHPSLAALSTEEARREIVGGLDRIEAETGRRPRHFAYPYGSPRDVSVRDVELARSLGLEVAVTTSAGMLSGTGRNAAWPRVSLNGNFQCGRDLDLLVSGLPQLLDRRRLAVAAG from the coding sequence ATGCCGAGGATCCCGGTCGGTTTCGCGATGACCTCCACGTTGAAGACGCGACTGTTCAGGGCCGGGTTCTCCACGCTCGCCGCGTTGCGGGCGGACGTCTGGCTGCCGGCCGTGACCGACTGGCGCGGCGTCGTCCTGACCATGCACCGCGTCCGCCCGGCGCCGGCCGAAGGCTTCGCCCCCAACGCCCATCTCGAGATCACGCCCGAGTTCCTCGAACTCGCGGTCGGGCGCCTGCGCCGCCGCGGCATCGCGCTGGTCGGCCTCGACGAGGCGAAGGCCCGTCTCGCCGCCGGCGACCGCGAGCGCTTCGCCGTCCTGACCTTCGACGACGGTTATGCCGACAACCACGACGTCGCCTGGCCGATCCTGAACCGCCTCGGCGTGCCCTTCACCGTCTTCGTGGCCTCCGGCATGGTCGACGGCACGGCCTCGGCGTGGTGGCTCACCCTCGAGGAGGTGCTGCGCCGCGCCGACACGGTCGACTTCGCCGGCACCCGCCGGCGCCTCGCCTCCGACGCCGACCGCCATCGCGCCTTCCGCGCGATCGCCCGCCCGCTGCGCGCCCTCGGCGAGGCGAAGCGCGACGCCGCGGTCCGCACGCTCGCCGCCGCCGCCGGCGTCGACATCCCCGCGCTGCTCGCCCGCGAGATGATGGATTGGGACGCGGTCCGCCGGCTCGCCGCCGATCCGCTGGTCACCATCGGCGGCCACACCGTCGATCATCCCTCGCTGGCCGCGCTCTCGACCGAGGAGGCCCGGCGCGAGATCGTCGGCGGTCTCGACCGCATCGAGGCCGAGACCGGCCGGCGGCCGCGCCATTTCGCCTATCCCTACGGCAGTCCGCGTGACGTCTCGGTGCGCGACGTCGAACTCGCCCGTTCGCTCGGTCTCGAGGTCGCCGTCACCACCTCCGCCGGCATGCTGTCGGGAACCGGACGCAACGCGGCGTGGCCGCGGGTCTCGCTCAACGGCAACTTCCAGTGCGGCCGCGACCTCGACCTCCTGGTCTCCGGCCTGCCGCAGTTGCTCGACCGCCGCCGCCTCGCGGTCGCCGCCGGCTGA
- a CDS encoding PilZ domain-containing protein yields the protein MTGHRAPSRSWGVAIGLRFVHRIARSSARPRDRREMTNVDDRRIALRKRTLRAAKIVFGDYRYTIDCVIRDRSETGARIRSPNAADAPNDFYLFETGQLLKCHVMWRRGDEMGLHFEGEPISVHESADPRLSRFRFMT from the coding sequence ATGACCGGCCACCGCGCTCCGTCGCGGTCGTGGGGCGTCGCGATCGGCTTACGCTTCGTTCACCGGATCGCGCGATCATCGGCGCGTCCACGGGACAGGCGAGAGATGACAAACGTCGACGACCGACGCATCGCACTTCGGAAACGCACGCTGCGCGCGGCGAAGATCGTCTTCGGCGATTATCGCTACACGATCGATTGCGTGATCCGCGACCGTTCGGAGACGGGCGCCCGCATCCGCAGCCCGAACGCCGCCGATGCGCCGAACGACTTCTACCTGTTCGAGACGGGGCAGCTCCTGAAGTGCCACGTGATGTGGCGCCGCGGCGACGAGATGGGTCTGCATTTCGAGGGCGAGCCGATCTCGGTGCACGAGAGCGCCGACCCCCGGCTGTCGCGCTTCCGCTTCATGACCTGA
- a CDS encoding RrF2 family transcriptional regulator, protein MISQKAKYAFKALVELATAPAGESMLIEDIARRAGIPRKFLEHILLQLKHHGVIASRRGRGGGYVLLKNPAEISIGQVLRMIDGPIAPLGCLSRSAYRPCSDCVSEEACAVRKIFGDIFAATIILMDATTLADAVRHAQSGTGGTPAAVVEGLLAGG, encoded by the coding sequence ATGATCTCCCAGAAGGCCAAGTACGCGTTCAAGGCGCTCGTCGAACTCGCGACGGCGCCGGCCGGCGAGTCGATGTTGATCGAGGACATCGCCCGGCGCGCCGGCATCCCGCGCAAGTTCCTCGAGCACATCTTGCTGCAGCTGAAGCATCACGGCGTCATCGCCAGCCGGCGCGGGCGCGGCGGCGGCTACGTGCTCCTGAAGAACCCGGCGGAGATCTCGATCGGACAGGTGCTGCGGATGATCGACGGTCCGATCGCCCCGCTCGGCTGCCTGTCGCGCTCGGCCTATCGGCCGTGCTCCGACTGCGTCAGCGAGGAGGCCTGCGCCGTCCGCAAGATCTTCGGCGACATCTTCGCCGCCACCATCATCCTGATGGACGCGACCACGCTCGCCGATGCGGTGCGTCACGCCCAATCGGGCACGGGCGGCACGCCGGCGGCGGTGGTCGAGGGGCTGTTGGCGGGCGGCTGA
- a CDS encoding winged helix-turn-helix transcriptional regulator, whose translation MAPPIGRLAAAPSDYVPPELPPLEPLRRTLRAVSGKWKLEILCTLIHGPRRFTEIRRAIPGVTHHMLAAQLREMEADGLLARHAYDEMPPRVEYELTAAARDLKPVAEALRIWGETHGGARAD comes from the coding sequence ATGGCTCCCCCGATCGGCCGCCTCGCCGCGGCCCCCTCGGACTATGTCCCACCCGAGCTTCCGCCCCTCGAGCCGCTGCGGCGCACGCTCAGGGCCGTCTCGGGCAAGTGGAAGCTCGAGATCCTCTGCACGCTGATCCACGGCCCGCGGCGCTTCACCGAGATCCGCCGCGCCATCCCCGGCGTCACCCACCACATGCTCGCGGCGCAACTGCGCGAGATGGAGGCCGACGGCCTGCTCGCCCGCCACGCCTACGACGAGATGCCGCCGCGGGTCGAATACGAGCTCACCGCCGCGGCGCGCGACCTGAAACCCGTCGCCGAGGCGCTCCGCATCTGGGGTGAGACCCACGGCGGCGCGCGGGCGGACTGA
- a CDS encoding formate--tetrahydrofolate ligase, producing MLSDIEIARAATMKPIGAVAERLGIPGDALVPYGKHIAKIDHAFIRSVQDRPRGKLVLVTAITPTPAGEGKTTTTVGLGDALNRIGRKAAICLREPSLGPCFGVKGGAAGGGYSQVVPMEEINLHFTGDFHAITSAHNLLSAMIDNHVYWGNEPKIDGRRLTWRRVLDMNDRMLRNQLNGLGGTTNGFPKEDGFDITVASEVMAVFCLSKDLKDLEARLSRMVIGETDKKEFLTAAAVGAPGAMAVLLKDALQPNLVQTLEGNPAFVHGGPFANIAHGCNSVIATETALRLADVVVTEAGFGADLGAEKFMDIKCRMTGLAPDAAVIVATIRALKMHGGVAKEDLSKENTAALEVGFANLARHIENVAKFGVEAVVGINRFASDTDAEVSTLLALCERAGAKAVMCTHFAEGGKGAEALAHEVAAILDAPRRAQFRTLYPDEMPLLDKVATIAREIYRAAGVEADPKVKAKVKQFEAAGYGRLPVCVAKTQSSFSADPAAKNAPTGHVLPIREIRLSAGAEFVVAICGDIMTMPGLPKVPAAVNIRLDSDGRIVGLS from the coding sequence ATGCTGAGCGACATCGAGATCGCACGCGCCGCAACGATGAAGCCGATCGGCGCGGTCGCCGAACGACTGGGGATTCCGGGCGACGCCCTGGTGCCCTACGGCAAGCACATCGCCAAGATCGACCACGCCTTCATCCGTTCCGTCCAGGACCGGCCGCGCGGCAAGCTGGTGCTCGTCACTGCGATCACCCCGACGCCGGCCGGCGAGGGCAAGACCACCACCACGGTCGGCCTCGGCGACGCGCTGAACCGGATCGGCCGCAAGGCGGCGATCTGCCTGCGCGAGCCCTCGCTCGGCCCCTGCTTCGGCGTCAAGGGCGGCGCGGCCGGCGGCGGTTACAGCCAGGTCGTGCCGATGGAGGAGATCAACCTCCACTTCACCGGCGACTTCCACGCGATCACCTCGGCGCACAACCTCCTGTCCGCCATGATCGACAACCACGTCTACTGGGGCAACGAGCCGAAGATCGACGGCCGCCGCCTGACGTGGCGCCGCGTGCTCGACATGAACGACCGCATGCTGCGCAACCAGCTCAACGGCCTCGGCGGCACCACCAACGGCTTCCCCAAGGAGGACGGCTTCGACATTACCGTCGCCTCCGAGGTGATGGCGGTGTTCTGCCTGTCGAAGGACCTGAAGGATCTCGAGGCGCGGCTGTCGCGCATGGTGATCGGCGAGACCGACAAGAAGGAGTTCCTGACCGCCGCCGCCGTCGGCGCCCCCGGCGCCATGGCGGTGCTCCTCAAGGACGCGCTGCAGCCGAACCTCGTGCAGACGCTCGAGGGCAACCCGGCCTTCGTCCACGGCGGCCCGTTCGCCAACATCGCCCACGGCTGCAACTCGGTGATCGCCACCGAGACGGCGCTGCGCCTCGCCGACGTGGTCGTGACCGAGGCCGGCTTCGGCGCCGACCTCGGCGCCGAGAAGTTCATGGACATCAAGTGCCGCATGACCGGCCTCGCGCCGGACGCGGCGGTGATCGTCGCCACCATCCGCGCCCTCAAGATGCACGGCGGCGTCGCCAAGGAGGATCTCTCCAAGGAGAACACCGCGGCCCTCGAGGTCGGCTTCGCCAACCTCGCCCGCCACATCGAGAACGTCGCCAAGTTCGGCGTCGAGGCGGTGGTCGGCATCAACCGCTTCGCCTCCGACACCGACGCCGAGGTCTCGACGCTGCTGGCGCTCTGCGAGCGCGCCGGCGCCAAGGCGGTGATGTGCACCCACTTCGCCGAGGGCGGCAAGGGTGCCGAGGCGCTCGCCCACGAGGTCGCCGCGATCCTCGACGCGCCGCGCCGCGCCCAGTTCCGCACGCTCTACCCGGACGAGATGCCTCTGCTCGACAAGGTCGCGACCATCGCCCGCGAGATCTATCGCGCCGCCGGCGTCGAGGCCGATCCCAAGGTGAAGGCCAAGGTCAAGCAGTTCGAGGCCGCCGGCTACGGCCGGCTGCCGGTCTGCGTCGCCAAGACCCAGTCGTCCTTCTCGGCCGATCCCGCCGCCAAGAACGCGCCGACCGGCCACGTCCTGCCGATCCGCGAGATCCGCCTCTCGGCGGGTGCCGAGTTCGTGGTGGCGATCTGCGGTGACATCATGACCATGCCCGGCTTGCCGAAGGTGCCCGCCGCGGTGAATATCAGGCTCGATTCGGACGGTCGCATCGTCGGTCTCAGCTGA
- a CDS encoding LytR/AlgR family response regulator transcription factor, which translates to MTGLSVLVVDDEPLARRRLIRLAGALAWVGRIAEAGDVAGALRSLADEPADVLLLDVQMPGGDGFDLLARLPAGIAPAVVFVTAFDHHALRAFEAAAVDYVTKPVEPARLRVAMERARAAVAARGHAERVAELQETVATLRRAVGARERRSRDLWVRVGADHVRLAAEAILRIQAERDYVRIHVRGADYLHHESLAALGERLDPAEFLRIHRGTIVRRDAVARIRTGAYSALIAVLADGTELKVGRTYAAAVRAALSRPGC; encoded by the coding sequence ATGACCGGCCTCTCGGTCCTCGTCGTCGACGACGAGCCGCTCGCCCGTCGCCGCCTGATCCGCCTCGCCGGCGCGCTCGCCTGGGTCGGCCGGATCGCCGAGGCCGGCGACGTCGCCGGCGCGCTCCGCTCCCTCGCGGACGAGCCGGCCGACGTGCTGCTGCTCGACGTCCAGATGCCCGGCGGCGACGGCTTCGACCTGCTCGCCCGGCTGCCCGCGGGGATCGCCCCGGCCGTCGTGTTCGTCACCGCCTTCGACCACCACGCGCTGCGCGCCTTCGAGGCCGCCGCGGTCGACTACGTCACCAAGCCGGTCGAGCCGGCGCGCCTCCGCGTCGCGATGGAGCGCGCCCGCGCCGCCGTCGCCGCCCGTGGCCATGCCGAGCGCGTCGCCGAACTGCAGGAGACCGTGGCGACGCTGCGCCGGGCGGTCGGCGCCCGCGAGCGTCGCAGCCGCGACCTCTGGGTCCGCGTCGGCGCAGACCACGTCCGCCTCGCCGCCGAGGCGATCCTGCGCATCCAAGCGGAGCGCGACTACGTCCGCATCCACGTCCGCGGCGCCGACTACCTCCACCACGAGAGCCTCGCGGCGCTGGGGGAGCGGCTCGACCCCGCCGAGTTCCTGCGCATCCACCGCGGCACCATCGTCCGCCGCGACGCCGTGGCGCGCATCCGGACCGGCGCCTATTCGGCGCTGATCGCCGTGCTCGCCGACGGCACCGAGCTCAAGGTCGGCCGCACCTACGCCGCCGCCGTGCGTGCCGCGCTGTCCCGTCCCGGATGCTGA